Proteins encoded by one window of Gehongia tenuis:
- a CDS encoding biotin--[acetyl-CoA-carboxylase] ligase has protein sequence MKDKILELLLSTDGYLSGEAISKRFGVTRAAVWKWMDQLRREDGVELESHPRQGYKLKERPDLLLPALIREKGSGRFFEAIDHLSIVDSTNNYLKQLAREGAGEVRVAVAEEQNGGKGRLGRGWVSVRSKGVFVSILLRPQLPPALAGNITMMAALAGAKAVGRLGFDAKIKWPNDIVVEGKKICGILTEMSANMDAMEWAVLGMGFNVNQMKEDWPEDLLDKASSLRMLGGGRKVERTALLAALLTEMDGLYTKLEAGAFGEILEEYRKHSATLGKRVRVIDSKGEYTADAVDLDEEGALVVRTLEGEVHKVLAADVSVRGLMGYV, from the coding sequence ATGAAGGACAAGATTTTGGAACTTTTGCTGTCCACCGACGGCTACCTGAGCGGGGAAGCGATCAGTAAACGCTTTGGTGTCACCCGGGCCGCCGTATGGAAGTGGATGGATCAGCTCAGGCGGGAAGATGGTGTGGAGCTGGAATCCCATCCCCGCCAGGGCTATAAACTGAAAGAAAGGCCAGATCTGCTGCTGCCGGCGCTGATTCGAGAGAAGGGCTCGGGCCGGTTTTTCGAGGCCATCGATCACCTTTCCATTGTGGATTCCACCAACAACTATTTGAAGCAGCTGGCCCGGGAAGGTGCCGGCGAGGTGCGGGTGGCCGTAGCCGAGGAACAAAACGGCGGCAAGGGGCGGCTGGGCCGGGGGTGGGTCTCCGTCCGGAGCAAAGGGGTTTTCGTATCCATCCTTCTAAGACCCCAGCTGCCGCCGGCACTTGCGGGGAACATTACCATGATGGCGGCCCTGGCCGGTGCGAAAGCGGTGGGGCGCCTGGGGTTTGATGCTAAAATCAAATGGCCCAATGATATCGTGGTGGAGGGCAAGAAGATCTGCGGTATCTTGACCGAAATGAGCGCCAACATGGACGCTATGGAGTGGGCGGTCCTGGGGATGGGTTTTAATGTAAACCAGATGAAGGAGGATTGGCCGGAGGATCTGCTGGACAAGGCGTCCTCCCTTCGGATGCTGGGCGGCGGAAGGAAGGTGGAGCGCACCGCCCTTCTTGCTGCGCTGCTCACGGAAATGGACGGGCTTTATACCAAGCTGGAAGCCGGCGCTTTCGGGGAGATTCTTGAGGAGTACCGGAAGCATTCGGCGACGCTGGGAAAGCGTGTGCGGGTGATCGACAGCAAGGGCGAATACACGGCGGACGCTGTGGATTTGGACGAGGAAGGAGCGCTGGTGGTGAGAACCTTGGAGGGCGAAGTTCACAAGGTGCTGGCTGCCGATGTCTCGGTTAGGGGGCTGATGGGCTATGTATGA
- a CDS encoding aldo/keto reductase, whose product MEYREFKRLGVKTSLLGFGCMRLPTLTGPADIDEREAVRMIRYGIDRGINYVDTAWGYHEEMSQPLVAKALAGGYRQKTYLATKLPCWLVTKPEDLDFYLNEQLRRCGTDHIDFYLLHALDQGRWNNLMKVDVLHFLERAKRDGRIRFAGFSFHDKLATFKTIVDAYPFDMAQIQLNYLDQDLQAGLEGMRYAAERGTDVVVMEPLKGGQLTHKLPQKALEILDASHENLSAAAWAFKWVAHHPEIKVILSGMSSMEQLEENLRIFEHLPAQNLTALQAQTLEKVRTYLNSRIKVPCTDCQYCLPCPHNVFIPKIFEQYNRGSIFGDYTGPRGFYQSLVGDGQDASACVACGACEAACPQHLSIIELLRKADKALA is encoded by the coding sequence ATGGAATATCGTGAATTCAAACGCTTGGGCGTTAAGACCTCGTTGCTTGGCTTTGGCTGCATGCGGCTGCCCACTCTTACCGGCCCTGCCGATATCGATGAAAGGGAGGCCGTCCGCATGATTCGCTACGGCATTGACCGGGGCATCAATTACGTGGACACGGCCTGGGGTTATCACGAAGAAATGAGTCAGCCCCTGGTGGCGAAGGCGCTGGCCGGCGGATACCGGCAGAAGACCTACCTGGCCACAAAGCTGCCCTGCTGGCTGGTGACAAAGCCGGAGGATTTGGACTTCTATCTCAACGAACAGCTCAGACGGTGCGGCACCGACCACATCGACTTCTACCTGCTCCACGCCCTTGATCAGGGCCGGTGGAACAACCTGATGAAGGTGGATGTTCTCCATTTCCTGGAGCGGGCCAAGAGGGACGGACGGATCCGCTTCGCCGGTTTCTCCTTCCACGACAAGCTGGCCACCTTTAAAACAATCGTGGACGCCTATCCCTTCGACATGGCCCAGATCCAGCTCAACTATCTGGACCAGGATCTGCAGGCCGGTCTTGAGGGCATGCGCTACGCCGCCGAGAGGGGCACCGATGTGGTGGTGATGGAGCCGCTGAAGGGAGGTCAGCTCACCCATAAGCTTCCCCAAAAGGCTCTGGAAATTTTGGACGCTTCCCATGAAAATCTGTCCGCCGCCGCCTGGGCTTTCAAGTGGGTGGCCCATCACCCTGAAATCAAGGTCATTTTAAGCGGTATGAGCTCTATGGAACAATTGGAGGAGAATCTCCGGATCTTTGAGCATCTTCCCGCTCAGAATCTAACGGCTCTTCAGGCGCAGACGCTGGAGAAGGTGCGCACCTATCTCAACTCCCGCATCAAGGTGCCCTGCACCGACTGCCAGTACTGCCTGCCCTGCCCTCATAACGTATTTATCCCGAAAATTTTCGAGCAGTACAACCGCGGCTCCATCTTCGGGGATTACACGGGACCCAGGGGCTTCTATCAAAGCCTTGTGGGCGACGGACAGGACGCCAGCGCCTGTGTGGCATGCGGTGCCTGTGAAGCCGCCTGCCCCCAGCATCTTAGTATCATCGAACTGCTGCGTAAGGCCGATAAGGCTTTGGCCTAG
- a CDS encoding peptidylprolyl isomerase codes for MKRWLAAGLSILMLALFGAGCGGKDTKNPIATLELKNGKTIKMELFKDAAPETVANFIELAECGFYDDLTFHRVVPGFVVQAGDPKGDSSGGPGYTIKGEFSANGVDNPTEHVRGVVSMARREDDYDSAGSQFFICLADSPQLNGLYAAFGRVMDDESMAVVDDMATLTVDANGKPASPPVIKTIKIEK; via the coding sequence ATGAAACGCTGGCTGGCAGCGGGATTATCCATACTGATGCTTGCACTTTTTGGCGCCGGATGTGGCGGCAAGGATACGAAAAATCCCATCGCGACCCTGGAGCTCAAGAACGGTAAGACCATCAAGATGGAACTCTTTAAGGACGCCGCGCCGGAGACAGTGGCCAATTTTATTGAACTGGCTGAATGCGGATTCTACGACGATTTGACCTTCCACAGGGTGGTGCCTGGGTTTGTGGTTCAAGCGGGCGATCCCAAGGGGGACAGTTCCGGAGGCCCGGGATACACGATCAAAGGGGAATTCAGTGCCAATGGCGTGGACAATCCCACCGAACATGTGCGGGGCGTGGTATCCATGGCCCGCCGGGAGGACGATTACGATTCGGCGGGTTCCCAGTTCTTTATCTGCCTTGCTGATTCTCCCCAGCTCAATGGGCTTTACGCGGCCTTTGGCAGGGTGATGGATGACGAAAGCATGGCGGTGGTGGACGACATGGCCACCCTTACCGTGGACGCCAACGGTAAACCGGCTTCTCCGCCGGTGATCAAAACCATCAAGATTGAGAAATAA
- the metA gene encoding homoserine O-acetyltransferase MetA, which translates to MPVRVADHLPAVKTLNEENIFVIPESRASHQDIRPLRIAILNLMPLKIVTETQLLRLIGNTPLQVEITLLHPASHVSKNTPMEHLLTFYQTFDQVNHEKFDGLIITGAPVENLAFEEVHYWEELTRIMDWSKKNVYSTLYICWAAQAGLYHHFGIPKAILPQKLSGVFEHRVREEERKAPLVRGFDDVFYAPHSRHTTVDPKDVERTPGLRILADSKEAGVYLMATADKRMAFVTGHSEYDPLTLKEEYERDLGKGLPAEIPLHYFEGDDPARPPVVTWRGHANLLFSNWLNYYVYQETPYDLSRIG; encoded by the coding sequence ATGCCCGTACGGGTTGCCGACCATCTGCCGGCGGTAAAAACGCTGAACGAAGAGAATATATTTGTGATTCCAGAAAGCCGAGCTTCCCATCAGGATATTCGGCCTCTCCGCATCGCTATCTTGAACCTCATGCCGTTGAAAATTGTAACGGAGACCCAGCTGCTCCGTTTGATCGGCAATACGCCCCTTCAGGTGGAGATCACTTTACTCCATCCTGCCAGCCATGTTTCCAAGAATACGCCTATGGAGCATCTTTTGACCTTCTATCAGACCTTCGATCAGGTGAATCATGAAAAGTTTGACGGGCTCATTATCACCGGCGCGCCGGTGGAAAATCTGGCCTTTGAGGAGGTTCACTACTGGGAGGAACTGACAAGGATCATGGACTGGTCCAAGAAAAATGTCTATTCCACGCTCTATATCTGTTGGGCGGCTCAAGCCGGTCTGTACCACCATTTTGGCATCCCCAAGGCGATTCTTCCCCAGAAGCTGTCCGGCGTATTTGAGCACAGGGTCCGGGAGGAGGAGCGAAAGGCGCCGCTGGTGCGCGGCTTCGACGATGTGTTCTATGCACCCCATTCACGGCACACCACGGTGGATCCCAAAGATGTGGAAAGAACGCCGGGACTTCGCATCCTTGCCGATTCCAAGGAGGCGGGCGTATATCTGATGGCTACGGCGGACAAAAGAATGGCTTTTGTGACCGGACACTCGGAGTATGATCCGCTGACCCTGAAGGAGGAATATGAACGGGATTTGGGCAAGGGGCTGCCCGCCGAAATTCCGCTGCACTATTTTGAGGGCGACGATCCTGCAAGGCCGCCGGTGGTAACCTGGCGGGGGCATGCAAATCTGCTGTTCAGCAATTGGCTGAACTATTACGTCTACCAGGAGACCCCGTACGATTTGAGCCGAATTGGCTGA
- a CDS encoding LacI family DNA-binding transcriptional regulator, with protein MNIYEVAERAGVSIATVSRVINRSAKVSSATRAKVEKVLEEMEYTPSAVARSLATNATRLVGILCADNRDPAFAESIFYAEQTLAAEGYDCLMGNATGDLKQKDYYIKGLLERKADGVLMFGASFEDEGEQNLLRLAAKRMPVVMVASSTKAKEVYQVTSKEDMAVASIVKGLALSGHKHFAYLYDATSPSARIKLNGFERGLEESGLGGANGAAVRVAKGFHGGFTGARWLIDHGLFFTALLTSEDALAAGALKALIQSGRRVPDDVCVFGHNNSELCLCTEPSLSSVDNRMEELARLGVRTLQSAMNSSKKPLQVAQIPAKIVQRDSSVPFDVE; from the coding sequence ATGAACATTTACGAAGTGGCGGAAAGGGCCGGAGTTTCCATAGCAACGGTTTCGCGGGTCATCAACCGCAGTGCCAAGGTGTCTTCAGCAACCCGGGCCAAGGTGGAAAAGGTGCTGGAGGAGATGGAGTACACGCCGAGCGCCGTGGCCAGAAGCCTTGCCACCAACGCGACGCGGCTGGTGGGTATCCTATGTGCCGATAATCGGGATCCGGCTTTTGCCGAATCCATCTTTTATGCCGAACAGACCCTGGCTGCCGAAGGCTATGACTGTTTGATGGGCAACGCTACCGGCGACCTCAAGCAAAAGGATTATTACATCAAAGGGCTCCTGGAAAGGAAAGCCGACGGTGTTCTCATGTTCGGCGCATCCTTTGAGGATGAGGGGGAACAGAACCTGCTCAGACTGGCCGCCAAACGGATGCCGGTGGTCATGGTGGCCTCCTCCACCAAGGCCAAGGAGGTCTATCAGGTCACCAGCAAGGAGGATATGGCGGTCGCCTCCATCGTGAAGGGACTGGCCCTCAGCGGGCACAAACATTTTGCCTATCTTTATGATGCCACCAGCCCCAGCGCCAGGATCAAGCTGAACGGCTTTGAGCGTGGCCTCGAGGAATCGGGCCTTGGCGGCGCCAACGGCGCGGCGGTGCGGGTTGCCAAGGGGTTTCACGGCGGCTTCACCGGTGCAAGATGGCTGATCGATCATGGACTGTTTTTTACGGCGCTGCTCACCAGCGAGGATGCTTTGGCGGCGGGTGCCTTGAAGGCTTTGATTCAATCGGGCCGGCGGGTGCCGGATGATGTGTGCGTTTTTGGGCACAACAACTCGGAGCTGTGCCTTTGTACCGAGCCCTCCCTGTCCAGCGTGGACAACCGTATGGAGGAGCTGGCGCGGCTGGGCGTAAGAACCCTGCAGAGCGCCATGAATTCCTCCAAAAAACCCCTGCAGGTGGCGCAGATTCCCGCCAAGATCGTACAGCGGGACAGCAGCGTACCCTTTGATGTGGAATAA
- a CDS encoding YitT family protein, with amino-acid sequence MKSEANRMSLKNMLLIIVGVFIMSLGYHFFIVPNDLAPGGVTGLAIVLNSLISAPIGLVTALVNIPLFLIGYRILGRNTAIKSVIAALLLSAALDYLPLPAMTENPILAAVFGGVFVGAGLGLVVKANASTGGSDLIALIFHKKHPSFSVGNFVFVCDMVVILTAGIVFGAEQALYAFISLFITMKVMDMVQEGFTANKAFFIITHHGEKIADQVMRELNRGVTFLDARGGYSQKDVEMLFCVVGRMQVERLKGLVKEIDPKAFVVTSSVNEVAGEGFSYPSESPKLTSN; translated from the coding sequence ATGAAAAGCGAAGCCAACCGCATGAGCCTCAAGAATATGCTTCTCATCATTGTAGGTGTTTTTATCATGTCCTTGGGCTATCATTTCTTTATCGTGCCCAACGATTTGGCACCCGGCGGAGTGACCGGCCTTGCCATCGTGCTCAACAGCCTCATATCGGCGCCTATCGGTCTTGTTACAGCCTTGGTGAACATTCCCCTGTTTCTCATAGGATACCGCATCCTGGGCCGGAATACGGCTATTAAATCGGTGATCGCGGCGCTGCTGCTGTCGGCGGCGCTTGATTATCTGCCTTTGCCCGCCATGACGGAGAATCCTATTTTAGCGGCGGTTTTCGGCGGTGTTTTTGTCGGCGCGGGACTGGGTCTGGTGGTCAAGGCCAACGCCAGCACCGGCGGCAGCGATCTAATTGCTCTCATCTTCCATAAGAAGCATCCCAGCTTCAGCGTGGGCAATTTCGTGTTTGTCTGTGATATGGTGGTGATTCTGACGGCGGGCATCGTTTTTGGCGCTGAACAGGCCCTTTACGCTTTCATTTCCCTTTTTATCACCATGAAGGTGATGGACATGGTCCAGGAAGGCTTTACGGCCAATAAAGCCTTTTTCATCATCACCCATCATGGTGAGAAGATTGCAGATCAGGTCATGCGGGAGCTGAACCGGGGTGTCACCTTCCTGGATGCCCGGGGCGGCTACAGCCAAAAGGACGTGGAGATGCTCTTTTGCGTGGTGGGCCGGATGCAGGTGGAACGGCTCAAGGGTCTGGTTAAGGAGATCGATCCCAAGGCCTTTGTGGTCACCAGCAGCGTAAATGAGGTGGCGGGCGAGGGCTTCTCCTATCCTTCGGAATCTCCAAAATTAACGTCAAATTAA
- a CDS encoding regulatory protein RecX, with product MGRITDIKPQQRDKSRRSIFVDGEYCCGVGDIVIAQKRIKIGQEISVAELKELVREEEERSAFDRALTYLTYRPRTRKELTKYLTDKGFEEGVITVTLDKLERYRYVDDAAFGRQWVDERSRQVNRGARMIRQELKQKGLSEEEVAAAMDRVDPELELEKAVKLAEKYARRCEGEPVFKRRGRIGQALARRGYEWDVIEQAVNRVLADD from the coding sequence GTGGGCAGAATTACGGATATCAAACCTCAGCAGCGGGATAAGAGCCGCCGTTCCATCTTCGTGGACGGGGAATACTGCTGCGGCGTGGGGGATATTGTGATCGCCCAAAAGCGTATCAAGATCGGACAGGAGATCTCGGTGGCGGAGCTGAAGGAGCTGGTTCGGGAGGAGGAGGAGCGTTCCGCCTTTGACCGGGCGCTCACCTATCTCACTTATAGACCCCGCACCCGCAAGGAGCTCACCAAGTATCTCACGGATAAGGGCTTTGAGGAGGGTGTCATCACTGTCACGCTGGATAAGCTGGAGCGCTACCGGTATGTGGATGATGCTGCCTTTGGGCGGCAATGGGTGGATGAACGGAGCCGCCAGGTGAACCGGGGCGCTCGGATGATTCGCCAGGAACTGAAGCAAAAGGGTTTGTCCGAAGAAGAAGTTGCGGCGGCCATGGACCGGGTGGACCCGGAGCTGGAGCTGGAAAAGGCGGTCAAGCTGGCTGAAAAGTATGCACGGCGATGCGAGGGGGAGCCCGTCTTTAAGCGCCGGGGCAGGATAGGCCAGGCCCTTGCCCGCAGGGGCTATGAATGGGATGTGATCGAGCAGGCGGTGAATCGGGTGCTTGCGGACGATTAA
- the acpS gene encoding holo-ACP synthase: MIRGIGIDVLSVDRIARSMENPRFLSRMFTEGEQTKIMRGGPSTAAGIFAAKEAVVKALGTGFDGIAFHDVEVVWSVKGQPEARLTGGAAARLSAVEADRVHLSISHDGGRAVAIAVLEGE, translated from the coding sequence ATGATCCGGGGTATCGGCATCGACGTGCTGTCGGTGGACCGCATCGCTCGATCCATGGAAAATCCAAGATTCCTCAGCAGAATGTTTACCGAGGGGGAACAGACGAAGATTATGAGGGGCGGCCCCTCCACAGCGGCGGGCATATTTGCCGCCAAAGAAGCGGTGGTTAAAGCCCTGGGCACCGGATTTGACGGTATCGCTTTTCACGATGTGGAGGTTGTCTGGAGCGTTAAGGGTCAGCCGGAAGCCAGGCTCACCGGCGGCGCTGCGGCAAGGCTTTCGGCCGTGGAAGCGGACCGGGTGCATCTTAGCATATCCCACGATGGCGGCAGGGCTGTCGCCATTGCGGTGCTGGAAGGAGAATGA
- a CDS encoding P1 family peptidase, producing the protein MYEGKLTDVKGLTVGHVEDEKARTGCTVVLCGDGAMGGVDVRGAAPGTRETDLLRPGNTVETVHAVVLCGGSAFGLDAASGVMRFLEERGIGFDTGYAKVPIVPAAVLYDLGVGRFDVRPDGKMGYEACQNAGEDVPQGRVGAGCGATVGKILGMEGAMDSGIGTASIHLPGGAVVSALIAVNALGDVVDHNTGEILAGARLAGQFIGTAEAMLTAPPQGGQGANTTIGVVATNVALDKAHANRLASVAHDGLALSIRPVHTPHDGDTLFALSKGEAEADFTVLCAAAAEVCARAIENAVLAGRNPS; encoded by the coding sequence ATGTATGAGGGTAAACTAACGGATGTGAAAGGGCTCACGGTGGGTCATGTGGAAGATGAAAAGGCACGGACGGGCTGCACCGTGGTGCTCTGTGGGGATGGCGCCATGGGCGGTGTGGATGTGCGTGGAGCAGCGCCGGGCACCCGGGAAACGGATCTTCTGCGTCCGGGCAACACGGTGGAAACGGTCCATGCCGTTGTACTTTGCGGCGGAAGCGCTTTTGGACTGGACGCCGCCTCCGGCGTGATGCGCTTTCTGGAGGAACGGGGTATCGGCTTTGATACGGGCTACGCCAAGGTGCCCATTGTACCTGCGGCGGTGCTTTACGATTTGGGTGTGGGTCGTTTTGATGTGCGCCCGGATGGGAAGATGGGCTACGAGGCCTGTCAAAATGCGGGGGAAGACGTGCCCCAAGGCCGGGTGGGAGCCGGCTGCGGCGCCACCGTGGGTAAGATTCTTGGCATGGAGGGCGCCATGGACAGCGGTATCGGCACGGCCAGCATCCACCTGCCCGGCGGCGCCGTGGTGTCAGCGCTCATTGCCGTGAACGCCCTTGGCGATGTGGTGGACCACAATACCGGTGAGATTCTAGCCGGTGCACGGTTGGCCGGACAGTTTATAGGTACGGCTGAAGCGATGCTGACAGCGCCGCCCCAGGGCGGACAGGGCGCGAACACCACCATTGGCGTGGTGGCCACCAATGTTGCTTTGGACAAGGCCCATGCGAACCGGCTGGCCTCGGTGGCCCACGACGGCCTCGCGCTGTCCATTCGTCCGGTGCATACCCCCCATGATGGCGATACCCTCTTTGCCCTGTCCAAAGGCGAGGCTGAAGCGGACTTCACTGTTCTTTGTGCGGCGGCGGCGGAAGTGTGTGCGAGAGCCATTGAAAACGCGGTGCTGGCGGGAAGGAATCCGTCATGA
- a CDS encoding spore coat protein — translation MNIPQQNPMNNGSTGAMSEKELLNDLLTSEKQIIGLYETGITETTYPELRNVMNDNLNQLFNDQYQIFDHMRQKGYYQVKAAPAQDIDQARQQFSQMQTQMGQ, via the coding sequence ATGAACATTCCACAGCAAAATCCCATGAACAACGGCAGCACCGGCGCCATGAGCGAAAAGGAACTGCTCAACGATCTGCTCACTTCGGAAAAGCAGATCATCGGCCTGTATGAGACCGGAATCACCGAGACGACCTATCCCGAACTGCGCAACGTGATGAACGACAATCTGAATCAGCTGTTCAACGACCAGTATCAGATCTTTGATCATATGCGTCAGAAGGGCTACTACCAGGTTAAGGCCGCGCCTGCTCAGGATATCGATCAGGCCCGCCAGCAGTTCTCCCAGATGCAGACCCAGATGGGACAATAA
- a CDS encoding NAD(P)H-hydrate dehydratase, with protein sequence MRYVVMPETMKELDGRAVREAGMPSMVLMENAAAAAEGVLEELHPMGRGWFVCGTGNNGGDGLALARRLHTRGRQVFVAVAGREERMSPDCRQNMNILMHAGISPVWIGDMEEWKRFFNPQAGDFLVDGLFGTGLDRPLEGIYGEIVSAMNASELPILALDIPSGVFGASGQVEGDAVQAEATVTFEHMKPGLLLYPGRAYAGQLFVRPIGLFVQPEEGFDGRMWEAEDVASAIPPRTNNSHKNSYGSVGVIAGSLGMMGAGRLAALSALRAGAGLVTLACPRSLQPEAAFDREIMTWPCAEENGSFGMTSLEDVLAMAEGKDALVIGPGLGKNPSIRMLIRNILDNIQIPIILDADGLNQMTGDLKNLGDRGAPVVLTPHPGEMARLLSWKAAEVVMDPIAAVEALHQQTGATALIKGSTTVIKGRGIINYHMGGNPGMATAGSGDVLSGIIGALLARGLDGVKAACCGAFLHGLAGDMAAAELGMDAMIASDIIAHLAGAYQKLAEAYS encoded by the coding sequence ATGCGCTATGTGGTGATGCCGGAAACGATGAAGGAGCTGGACGGTCGGGCAGTGCGCGAGGCGGGCATGCCTTCCATGGTTTTGATGGAAAATGCAGCCGCCGCTGCGGAAGGGGTGCTGGAGGAGCTTCACCCGATGGGCAGGGGCTGGTTCGTGTGCGGTACGGGCAACAACGGCGGGGACGGCCTGGCGCTGGCCCGGCGGCTTCACACCCGGGGGCGGCAGGTTTTTGTGGCCGTGGCAGGCCGGGAGGAACGCATGTCCCCCGACTGCCGGCAGAATATGAATATTCTCATGCACGCGGGCATCAGTCCCGTATGGATTGGCGATATGGAGGAGTGGAAACGCTTCTTTAATCCGCAGGCCGGCGACTTTTTGGTGGACGGCCTGTTTGGGACCGGCCTGGACCGGCCCCTGGAGGGGATCTATGGGGAAATTGTATCCGCTATGAACGCCAGCGAACTTCCCATCCTTGCCCTGGATATTCCCTCCGGTGTTTTTGGCGCCAGCGGCCAAGTGGAGGGCGATGCAGTCCAGGCCGAGGCAACGGTGACCTTTGAGCACATGAAGCCCGGTCTTCTGCTCTATCCCGGCCGGGCCTATGCGGGACAGCTTTTCGTGCGGCCTATCGGCCTTTTTGTTCAGCCGGAAGAGGGCTTCGACGGCCGTATGTGGGAAGCGGAGGATGTGGCTTCCGCTATCCCGCCAAGAACGAACAATTCTCATAAAAACAGCTATGGCAGCGTGGGCGTGATTGCGGGGAGTCTCGGCATGATGGGTGCGGGACGGCTTGCCGCGCTTTCAGCGCTTCGTGCGGGCGCGGGTCTTGTGACGCTGGCGTGTCCAAGGAGCCTTCAACCGGAGGCCGCCTTTGACCGGGAGATCATGACCTGGCCCTGTGCCGAGGAGAACGGCAGCTTTGGCATGACCAGCCTTGAGGATGTGCTGGCCATGGCGGAGGGAAAGGATGCCCTGGTGATCGGCCCGGGTCTTGGGAAAAATCCGTCGATTCGGATGCTGATTAGGAATATTCTGGACAATATCCAAATACCTATCATATTGGATGCGGACGGTCTCAACCAAATGACCGGCGATCTGAAGAATCTGGGGGACCGGGGCGCTCCGGTGGTGCTTACGCCCCATCCCGGCGAGATGGCGCGGCTTCTTTCATGGAAAGCAGCTGAAGTGGTGATGGACCCGATAGCTGCGGTGGAAGCACTTCACCAGCAGACGGGTGCTACGGCGCTCATCAAGGGAAGCACCACGGTGATTAAGGGCCGGGGTATTATTAATTATCATATGGGCGGCAATCCAGGCATGGCTACGGCGGGCAGCGGCGACGTGCTTTCCGGCATTATAGGAGCGCTTTTGGCCCGGGGCCTCGACGGCGTGAAGGCGGCTTGCTGCGGTGCTTTTCTGCATGGACTTGCGGGAGACATGGCGGCCGCGGAGCTTGGCATGGACGCTATGATCGCTTCGGATATCATTGCCCATCTTGCGGGCGCGTATCAAAAATTGGCCGAAGCCTATAGTTAG
- a CDS encoding ribbon-helix-helix protein, CopG family, producing MAQLKKILVSLEEDLLEEVDEQVRKSSMNRSEFIREAMKLYLDERHKMEIREKMKTGYEQMAAINKDWAELCLDSDNKVLDAYETVLAESE from the coding sequence ATGGCGCAGCTGAAGAAAATTCTGGTGAGCCTTGAGGAGGACCTTCTTGAGGAAGTGGATGAGCAGGTGCGCAAAAGTTCGATGAACCGAAGCGAATTTATTCGCGAGGCCATGAAACTTTATTTGGATGAGCGGCATAAGATGGAAATTAGGGAGAAGATGAAAACCGGATATGAGCAGATGGCCGCTATCAACAAGGACTGGGCGGAACTCTGCTTGGACTCCGACAACAAGGTTTTAGACGCGTATGAAACTGTATTGGCGGAGAGTGAATAA
- a CDS encoding type II toxin-antitoxin system PemK/MazF family toxin: protein MMIRRGDIFYADLNPTIGSEQSGVRPVLVVQNDIGNKYSPTVIVAAITSRINKAKLPTHIEVSAKEYGLTKDSIVLAEQVRTIDKKRLQERIGSLGPETMVKVNEALSISLGFVDL, encoded by the coding sequence ATCATGATAAGACGCGGAGATATATTTTATGCCGACCTCAATCCCACGATTGGTTCCGAGCAAAGCGGCGTTAGGCCCGTTTTGGTCGTTCAGAACGATATTGGAAACAAGTATAGTCCCACGGTCATCGTGGCGGCCATCACTTCCAGGATCAACAAGGCAAAACTGCCCACACATATTGAGGTCAGCGCCAAGGAATACGGACTGACCAAGGATTCCATCGTGTTGGCCGAGCAGGTCAGGACCATCGATAAGAAACGCTTGCAGGAGCGAATCGGCTCGCTGGGTCCGGAGACCATGGTGAAGGTCAACGAAGCCTTGAGTATCAGTCTCGGGTTTGTGGATCTCTAA